TCGGTGTGGATGGTCGTCGTATGCGTAGACGTCGGCGTCGAACGCCGACAGCACGGCGTCGAGTTCGGCGACGTGATCGCCGTGCTGGTGGGTCAGGACGACCCGATCCAGCGTGTCGACGTGGTCGGCAATGACGTCTTCGACCCCCGGCATGGTTCCGGCGTCGACGAGGGTCGGTGTCTCGCCGTCGACGAGATACGCATTGCACGTAAAGACCTCCGCGTCTTCGGTGACGTTGAGTGGCTCCATACCGGAGCGAGGGCGTCGATCATCAAAAACCTGTGTCGTCACCGCCACTCTCTACTGCTAATTCGACTTCTGTGTGAGCTATGCACACATTATGTCAGGGGGCTACGTCATGGGACGAAATGGTTATTATAGCATCTGACAATAGTGGTATAACTGATATCGATGGCCCACAAACCAACAGACAAAGACCGTGAGCATCTTGCAGACCTCGAAGACGGCGCTGGCTGCGTCGAGATTTGGGAGCAGTTGAGCGAGCACCGCGACGAGTAGTGCCGTTCGTCCCGTCCCTTATTTCGAGAGTGACTGTTACCGGTGGACGATTGTAATTTTATCCTGTTTGTAAGACTGATTTCACTGGGATGGTACTCCTCATCAGCGACCGGTTGAAGGCTGGTACCGCTGTTTTATTTCGTCTCTGGACCGGCGTTGGTTCGTCGGACTGACCGTACGTGGATTTTTGTACGTGCCACCAGTATATACTCTTGTATGGGTTTCGGAAGCTACGATGAGTCTGAACAGGAGAACCAGAATTTCGACACCGACTTCGAGGACGAGGACGGCCACGATACGGAGGAAAACGACCACTCCGGGTCCGTCGACTTCGATATCGGGGCGTCGAACGACGAACTGCTGGACAGGCTCCAGGAGATGAAAGATCCCGACGACGCCGACGAGGCAGACGAGTAGTCGGCCAGTTGCCGACGAATGGCACCGAAATCAGGCAGTCGTGCGGTCGGCATCGCGGCCTCCGACGCCACCGAGCGCAGTCAGCTCTGTGGGGCGGTGGTTCGCGCCGACCGTGTCGTCGACGAGGTCGTTTTTGCGACGTGTACAACCGGCGGGAGCGACGCGACCGCCGCCTGCTGTACCCTTCTTGACTCCTTGGACCGGCCCGACGTGCAGTGGATTTTGGTTGCTGGTGTCGCGCCCGCGTGGTTCAACATCGTCGACCTTGCTGCGCTCGCCGACCACGCCGACCGCCCGGTGATCGCGGTCTCCTTTGAGGACAGCGATGGTCTCGAAACGCCGCTCCGCGAGCAGTTCGACGGCGAGGAGTTGGCCCGCAGGCTCGAACGCTACCGTCGACTCCCTGGCCGCAAACGGGTGTCAGTTGGTGACGATGACGTGTTCGTTCGGGCCGTCGGGATCGCCGACGATGAGGCTGCTGAAGTCGTGACTGCGTTCACGCCGGACGGGAGTGGTCGACCCGAACCGCTCCGGGTCGCCCGACTCATCGCCCGCGCGGGCCGTCAGCAGTTCCTCACTGAAAACGAAAAAACGGAGCATTAAGCACCTGCCGCCCGGCGGTTTCGTATGGAGCAGCTGGATGGTCTCTGCGTACACGACTGCACGCGCTGTCCCGATCTCGTCGACTCCCGCAGCCGGATCGTCAACGGTGTCGGGCCGGACGATGCCGACCTGCTGTTTGTCGGTGAGGGACCGGGCAAAAATGAGGACGAGCAGGGCGAACCGTTCGTCGGTCGCTCCGGGAGCGTCCTCGATGACGCACTGAGCGAGGCTGGCGTGCTGCGCGAGGAGGTCCGAATAACCAACTGTGTGCGCTGTCGACCGCCGGAGAACCGCGATCCAACCACGGAAGAACTCGCCAACTGCCGCGGCTATCTCGAAGCCGAAATCGAAGCCGTCGACCCAACCGTCGTCATCACCCTCGGCAAAGTCCCGAGCGAACACCTCTTGGAGCGCTCGGTCGGCATCACAAACGAGGCGGGCGATATCGTCGAGCCGCGGCTCGGTGACCGCCCACAGCGTGTGTTGTTGTCTGTCCATCCCGCCGCCACGCTGTACGACCGGAGCCAACGCGAGGGATTTTTTGAGACGATTGCTCGGGCGGTCGACATCGCTGGGCTCGGTGATGGTGAGGGCTCCGGCGACGGCCAGTCGAGATTGGGTGACTACTGAGATTTCGAACTCTGTTCGGGAGCGTCCATGCTGAACAGAATAAAGGGTTGAGTCGAACAGGTCCAGATGAGATGTTCTTTTTCAACTGCGAGACCGATCTCATCCAACTGCTGTGCGATATGAGTAATCTCTGCCTTTCCGGCTGCGGCGGCTCTGATATGGACGTTTCCCGCCCCGGTCATTACGGTCATAACTTCGAGGACGCCCGGGACATCCTCGGCTTTCGTCGCAAGCCGCTCTCGCTCATTGATACGTGCGGAACAGATGAAGAGATAGTGGTGTGGAATGTCAGCGTGGTCGTAGTTTATCTGTATCGAGTAGCCTTCGATGACGCCGCGTTCTTCGAGTTTCGCGATTCGGTTGCGGACGGTGTTATCCGACACGTTCAGTTCGTCCGCAATCGCTGTCACCGGTGTTCTCGAATCCTGCTGGAGCTGATAGAGGATCTGTTGGTCGACTGCATCGAGCGAGCAACCCATATACACCCTCGGACAGCGCCGTGTATAGCTTCTATTCCAATATGAAACTAAAATATATCTTATAAATCTGCGGACAGTAGCCGTGGTTTGCGGACTCGATCACAGAAGACACTAATTCCGACCGCTATATTACGTCTAATCGGTGGTCGACTGCTGCGGATTTCGAACCGCGTATATAATCTCAGGAAAATATTTTCACAGATGTGTTTTTATACTGACACAGAGTACTAGGGCTTGCCAGTCGAGCCGGGGACACTGACTGGGCATGGGGGAGCCTGTCCCTATGAGATGCGTCGACTGTATTCAACGAGAGTTCCGGGCTGGGGGGCTTGCACTCTCAGACCAGTCGGTATGCGGCTTACCATCTCATTCCGCAGTACAGTCGTTTCATCGCCGTCTTTTATAATCGAACCGCCGAAACAGCAAAGCCGTCGGCCTGTAATGTGTGATGTATGCCAACAGAAGTCACGCATACGGTCGAAGAGCTGATGTCGGAACCGATCATCACCGTTTCCTCGGAGATCACTGTCAGAGACGCAGCCCGGACGATGCAGGACCATGAAATCAACGCGCTGTTCGTTCCGGGTGCTGAAGCAGGCATTGTCACCAGTTCCGATATCGTCGCCGCGGTCGCCGAGACAGGCGACACGGCCGAGTTGACGGTTGCTGATATCATGACCTCGCCGGTCGAACGCGTCCCACGGTCGCTACCGCTCGGGGAAGCTGCGGCCATGATGATCAACTTCGATATCAAGCATCTGCCGGTGGTCGACGACGACAACGACTACGTCGGGATCGTCTCGTCGACCGATGTGACGATGTCGCTCGCGTAGCGCCACCCAGTTGCAGTCGGCGGTCAGACTGACGGCAGTCCGTAGGTATCCCGCACTGTCTGGGCGAGCATCCCCTCTTTGCGGAACACGATATAGATCAGGACGAACTCCTCGTCGACCGGGTTCATGACGAACACTGCGCGGTCGCTGTCGTCCTCGCGTTCGGCCTCGACGCGCTGGATAAGCGGCTCGATTGGTGTCGCACCAGTTCGAAACTCCTTAAAAAGGTCTCGTGGTGGTTCCTGCTTGGCGAAGGTGTAGACGACGCCGTTGGCTTCGTTGTCGGTGCTGTAGGTGGGCCGAGAGTTCATCGCATCACCGGCCATCTGGGCGTCGTACCACGTCTCTTGGGCGACCTCGAAGAGGCCACTGACGCCGTCGGCGTACTGAATCCAGCTTCGGTCTTCGATCTCGCAGTCGACGAATTCCGCCTCGCTGTCGTCCCACGCAAGGCTCGCAGTCACCACGAACCCCGGTTTCAGCTCTCTGACGGTCTCGGCAAGTTCCCCGTCAGACGCGGGTGGGACGGCGGCGAGCGGCTGGAGATCGGTTTCCGGGTTCTCGCCCTCGACGGCCGCGACGGCTGCATCGAGGTCGACCAACAGAATCCGGCCGTCGGGCCGGATGTCTAACACCCGAAACCGGCCGGTCGTCGTCGGTTCCATAGTCAACCGAGGGCGTCGACTCGAATAAGCCACCCGACTTCGGCTGTCAGGCGCCGACCTCTGTCGCCGTCTCCCGGAACAGCCCATCGAGAACTTCGGGGAGTGTCGGATGGTAGGCCCGATCCGGAATTTCCCGGACATCAAGTCCCATCTCGACGATCACCTGTAGCGTTTTGGCCATCGTATCGGCGTGGGCGTGAAGCCCCTGATAGCCCAGCACAGTGCCAGTATCGGCATCGACGGTCAGCCGCGCCAGCCCGTGGGGAACGGCTTTGACTTTAAATACCCCGTCGTCTGCGGCCCACCGCGTGGCGGTGACGACGTCGTAGCCTGCCTCCTCGGCGCTCGCTGGTGTGTGGCCGACACGAGCGAAGGGGTAGACGCTCGCCCCCGAGAAGATGACGTGGTGGTGGATGTTGCTGTAGGGCTGTAGCTGCTCGTCGGCGTGGTCGGCCAGAATGTTGTCGGCGGCGATATACCCCTGTTCTTTGGCAACGTGGAGAATCGGCTCCTTCTGGTTGACATCACCCACCACAAACACCTGTTCGTCGTCGACTGCACGCATCGTTTCGTCGACCCACCCCTGTCGTGGCCGGAGCGAGGTGTTTGCGATGCCGACGCTGTCGAGGGTCGGTGTT
This sequence is a window from Halohasta litchfieldiae. Protein-coding genes within it:
- a CDS encoding DUF5786 family protein; the encoded protein is MGFGSYDESEQENQNFDTDFEDEDGHDTEENDHSGSVDFDIGASNDELLDRLQEMKDPDDADEADE
- a CDS encoding endonuclease dU; translated protein: MAPKSGSRAVGIAASDATERSQLCGAVVRADRVVDEVVFATCTTGGSDATAACCTLLDSLDRPDVQWILVAGVAPAWFNIVDLAALADHADRPVIAVSFEDSDGLETPLREQFDGEELARRLERYRRLPGRKRVSVGDDDVFVRAVGIADDEAAEVVTAFTPDGSGRPEPLRVARLIARAGRQQFLTENEKTEH
- a CDS encoding uracil-DNA glycosylase, with the translated sequence MEQLDGLCVHDCTRCPDLVDSRSRIVNGVGPDDADLLFVGEGPGKNEDEQGEPFVGRSGSVLDDALSEAGVLREEVRITNCVRCRPPENRDPTTEELANCRGYLEAEIEAVDPTVVITLGKVPSEHLLERSVGITNEAGDIVEPRLGDRPQRVLLSVHPAATLYDRSQREGFFETIARAVDIAGLGDGEGSGDGQSRLGDY
- a CDS encoding Lrp/AsnC family transcriptional regulator, yielding MGCSLDAVDQQILYQLQQDSRTPVTAIADELNVSDNTVRNRIAKLEERGVIEGYSIQINYDHADIPHHYLFICSARINERERLATKAEDVPGVLEVMTVMTGAGNVHIRAAAAGKAEITHIAQQLDEIGLAVEKEHLIWTCSTQPFILFSMDAPEQSSKSQ
- a CDS encoding CBS domain-containing protein; this encodes MPTEVTHTVEELMSEPIITVSSEITVRDAARTMQDHEINALFVPGAEAGIVTSSDIVAAVAETGDTAELTVADIMTSPVERVPRSLPLGEAAAMMINFDIKHLPVVDDDNDYVGIVSSTDVTMSLA
- a CDS encoding DUF6663 family protein — protein: MEPTTTGRFRVLDIRPDGRILLVDLDAAVAAVEGENPETDLQPLAAVPPASDGELAETVRELKPGFVVTASLAWDDSEAEFVDCEIEDRSWIQYADGVSGLFEVAQETWYDAQMAGDAMNSRPTYSTDNEANGVVYTFAKQEPPRDLFKEFRTGATPIEPLIQRVEAEREDDSDRAVFVMNPVDEEFVLIYIVFRKEGMLAQTVRDTYGLPSV